The Pseudomonas wenzhouensis genome has a segment encoding these proteins:
- the adhP gene encoding alcohol dehydrogenase AdhP, with the protein MNPTMKAAVVHAFGQPLRIEEVNTPLPGPGQILVKIEASGVCHTDLHAAEGDWPVKPSLPFIPGHESVGYVAAVGSGVTRVKEGDRVGVPWLYTACGCCEHCLTGWETLCESQQNTGYSINGGYAEYVLADPNYVGILPKNVDFLEIAPILCAGVTVYKGLKETGARPGQWVAISGIGGLGHVAVQYARAMGLHVIAVDVDDAKLELARKLGASLTINARKENPAEVVQRDIGGAHGVLVTAVSNAAFGQAIGMARRHGTVALVGLPPGDFPTPIFDVVLKAITITGSIVGTRADLQEALDFAGEGLVKATVHSDSLDNINGIFEQMRGGQIEGRVVLQF; encoded by the coding sequence ATGAACCCGACCATGAAAGCCGCCGTCGTCCACGCCTTCGGGCAGCCGTTGCGTATCGAGGAGGTGAACACCCCACTGCCCGGCCCCGGGCAGATTCTGGTGAAAATCGAGGCCTCGGGCGTGTGCCATACCGACCTGCACGCCGCCGAGGGTGACTGGCCGGTGAAACCGAGTCTGCCGTTCATCCCCGGTCACGAGAGCGTTGGCTACGTGGCGGCGGTCGGCAGTGGCGTGACCCGGGTGAAGGAAGGCGACCGCGTCGGCGTGCCCTGGCTGTACACCGCCTGCGGCTGCTGCGAGCACTGCCTGACCGGCTGGGAAACCCTGTGCGAGAGCCAGCAGAACACCGGTTATTCGATCAACGGTGGCTACGCCGAATACGTGCTGGCAGACCCGAACTATGTCGGTATCCTGCCGAAAAACGTCGATTTTCTGGAAATTGCGCCGATCCTTTGCGCCGGTGTAACGGTGTACAAGGGCCTCAAGGAAACCGGGGCACGCCCCGGCCAGTGGGTGGCCATCTCCGGTATCGGCGGCCTCGGCCACGTCGCCGTGCAATACGCCCGCGCCATGGGCCTGCACGTCATCGCGGTGGATGTCGACGACGCCAAACTGGAGCTGGCGCGCAAGCTTGGCGCCAGCCTGACCATCAACGCGCGCAAGGAAAATCCGGCCGAGGTGGTGCAACGCGATATCGGTGGCGCCCATGGCGTACTGGTCACGGCCGTATCCAACGCCGCCTTTGGCCAGGCCATCGGCATGGCGCGCCGGCACGGTACGGTGGCGCTGGTGGGCTTGCCGCCGGGTGACTTCCCCACGCCGATTTTCGACGTGGTGCTCAAGGCCATCACGATCACCGGCTCCATCGTCGGCACCCGCGCCGATTTGCAGGAGGCGCTGGATTTTGCCGGCGAAGGCCTGGTCAAGGCCACGGTGCACAGCGACAGCCTGGACAACATCAATGGCATCTTCGAGCAAATGCGCGGCGGGCAGATCGAGGGGCGCGTGGTGCTGCAGTTCTAA
- the purE gene encoding 5-(carboxyamino)imidazole ribonucleotide mutase — protein MSALVGVIMGSKSDWFTLSHTAEMLDKLGIPHEVKVVSAHRTPDLLFQYAEEAEARGIQVIIAGAGGAAHLPGMCAAKTHLPVLGVPVQSSMLSGVDSLLSIVQMPAGVPVATLAIGKAGAVNAALLAASILGHQHPQFHAALKQFREEQTNTVLENPDPRAQ, from the coding sequence ATGAGCGCACTGGTTGGCGTGATCATGGGCTCCAAGTCCGATTGGTTCACCCTTAGCCACACCGCCGAGATGCTGGACAAGCTGGGCATTCCCCACGAGGTCAAGGTGGTTTCTGCCCACCGCACCCCGGACCTGTTGTTCCAGTACGCCGAAGAGGCCGAAGCCCGTGGCATCCAGGTGATCATCGCCGGTGCCGGTGGCGCCGCTCACCTGCCGGGCATGTGCGCGGCCAAGACCCATCTGCCGGTGCTTGGCGTACCGGTGCAGTCGTCCATGCTCTCGGGCGTCGACTCGCTGCTGTCGATCGTGCAGATGCCGGCCGGCGTTCCGGTCGCCACCCTGGCCATCGGCAAGGCCGGCGCGGTCAATGCCGCCCTGCTCGCCGCCAGCATCCTAGGTCACCAGCACCCGCAGTTTCACGCGGCGCTGAAGCAGTTCCGCGAGGAGCAGACCAACACCGTGCTGGAAAATCCGGACCCGAGGGCGCAGTAA
- a CDS encoding 5-(carboxyamino)imidazole ribonucleotide synthase: MKIGVIGGGQLGRMMALAGTPLGMNFAFLDPAPDACAQALGEHIRADYGDQDHLRHLADEVDLVTFEFESVPAETVAFLSQFVPVYPSAEALRIARDRWFEKSMFRELGIPTPEFADIQSQADLDAAVASIGLPAVMKTRTLGYDGKGQKVLRKPEDVTGAFAELGSVPCILEGFVPFTGEVSLIAVRARDGETRFYPLVHNTHDSGILALSIASTDHPLQALAEDYVGRVLDRLDYVGVLAFEFFEVDGGLKANEIAPRVHNSGHWTIEGAECSQFENHLRAVAGLPLGSTAKLGESAMLNFIGAVPPVEQVISIADCHLHHYGKAFKAGRKVGHATLRSADRASLDVAIKAVQALIAQG; encoded by the coding sequence ATGAAGATCGGCGTGATCGGTGGCGGCCAGCTGGGCCGCATGATGGCCCTGGCAGGTACGCCGCTGGGCATGAACTTCGCCTTCCTCGACCCGGCGCCAGACGCCTGCGCCCAGGCGCTCGGCGAGCATATCCGCGCCGATTACGGCGATCAGGATCACCTGCGCCACCTGGCCGACGAAGTCGATCTGGTCACCTTCGAGTTCGAGAGCGTGCCGGCCGAGACCGTGGCCTTCCTCTCGCAGTTCGTGCCGGTCTACCCGAGCGCGGAAGCCCTGCGCATCGCCCGTGACCGCTGGTTCGAAAAATCCATGTTCCGCGAGCTGGGCATTCCCACCCCCGAGTTCGCCGATATCCAGTCGCAGGCCGACCTCGACGCCGCAGTAGCCAGCATCGGCCTGCCGGCGGTGATGAAGACCCGCACCCTGGGCTACGACGGCAAGGGCCAGAAGGTCCTGCGCAAGCCGGAAGACGTCACCGGCGCCTTCGCCGAGCTGGGCAGCGTGCCGTGCATCCTCGAAGGCTTCGTGCCCTTCACTGGCGAGGTGTCGCTGATCGCCGTGCGCGCCCGTGACGGCGAAACCCGTTTCTACCCGCTGGTGCACAACACCCATGACAGCGGCATCCTCGCCCTGTCCATCGCCAGCACCGATCACCCGCTGCAGGCGCTGGCCGAGGACTACGTCGGTCGCGTGCTGGACCGACTCGACTACGTCGGCGTGCTGGCCTTCGAATTCTTCGAAGTCGACGGTGGCCTCAAGGCTAACGAGATCGCCCCGCGCGTGCACAACTCCGGGCACTGGACCATCGAAGGTGCCGAGTGCAGCCAGTTCGAGAACCACCTGCGCGCCGTCGCCGGCCTGCCGCTGGGTTCCACCGCCAAGCTGGGCGAGAGCGCGATGCTCAACTTCATTGGTGCAGTACCGCCGGTGGAGCAGGTGATCAGCATCGCCGACTGCCATCTGCACCACTACGGCAAGGCCTTCAAGGCCGGGCGCAAGGTCGGGCATGCCACGCTTCGCAGTGCTGATCGCGCCAGTCTGGATGTTGCAATCAAGGCCGTGCAGGCATTGATCGCACAAGGCTGA
- a CDS encoding substrate-binding periplasmic protein, which translates to MKYLSALLPLIFALTCNAADDVLRVDFRERTPEMRVVDGLPSGPLVSVLETAAQRVGVELHWRQAPFLRSLDDLRSGRIDLVPRVLMTEKRREYIHYLPSIGNQPLHVRFVVRPGQEARLSRYEDLYELALGVKRGTAYFEPFDSDGLLGRVYASDDEQLAGMFRAGRLDTIAVLDRIPMEAQFRAMGFRDYSYARYVHQQTLGNHFGASLKRYRSDRRALYDRLGAELERMRETGEVALIYRRYEVLPPDEANR; encoded by the coding sequence ATGAAGTACCTGTCTGCCTTGCTGCCCCTGATATTCGCGCTGACCTGCAACGCGGCGGACGACGTACTACGCGTCGATTTCCGCGAGCGTACGCCAGAGATGCGCGTGGTTGACGGCTTGCCCAGCGGGCCGCTGGTCAGCGTGCTGGAAACCGCTGCCCAGCGTGTCGGTGTCGAGCTGCACTGGCGCCAGGCACCCTTCCTGCGCAGCCTCGACGATCTGCGCTCCGGGCGCATCGACCTGGTGCCGCGTGTGCTCATGACCGAGAAGCGCCGCGAATACATCCACTACCTGCCCAGCATCGGCAATCAGCCGTTGCATGTGCGCTTCGTCGTGCGCCCCGGGCAGGAAGCGCGGCTGAGCCGTTACGAGGATCTGTACGAGCTGGCCTTGGGGGTCAAGCGTGGTACGGCGTATTTCGAGCCGTTCGATAGCGACGGCCTGCTCGGGCGCGTCTACGCCAGCGACGATGAACAGTTGGCGGGCATGTTTCGCGCGGGGCGCCTCGATACCATTGCCGTGCTCGACCGCATTCCCATGGAAGCGCAATTCAGGGCAATGGGGTTTCGCGACTACAGCTATGCCCGGTACGTTCATCAGCAAACACTGGGCAACCACTTCGGCGCCTCGCTCAAGCGCTACCGGAGCGACCGCCGAGCGTTGTATGACCGCCTGGGTGCCGAATTGGAGCGCATGCGCGAGACGGGTGAAGTCGCACTGATTTACCGCCGCTATGAAGTGCTGCCGCCCGATGAGGCGAACCGATAG
- a CDS encoding GlsB/YeaQ/YmgE family stress response membrane protein, with protein MGIIGTLFIGLIVGLIARFLKPGDDSMGWIMTILLGIGGSIAATYGGQALGIYQAGQAAGFIGAVIGAIVLLVIYGAIKKG; from the coding sequence ATGGGCATTATCGGCACCCTTTTCATCGGTCTGATCGTTGGTCTGATCGCACGCTTTCTCAAACCCGGTGATGACAGCATGGGCTGGATCATGACCATCCTGCTCGGCATCGGTGGCTCCATCGCCGCTACCTACGGTGGTCAGGCGCTGGGCATCTACCAGGCCGGGCAGGCCGCCGGCTTTATCGGCGCAGTGATCGGCGCCATCGTTCTGCTGGTAATCTACGGCGCGATCAAGAAGGGCTGA
- a CDS encoding DUF3299 domain-containing protein encodes MRHLLLALLLFTGLAHAELPETDWLDLMPPEDRKALEEMPEISHDSPEGDSTFYGEGGLRQQDQDLPAVMYSAKTVAELDGKAIRLGGYPVPLENDAKGNSTLFFLVPYPGACIHVPPPPPNQLVLVRYPKGIAIDDIYAPLWVSGELKVEQVSNDLADAAYAMDAGEVRLVTDEDLY; translated from the coding sequence ATGCGCCACCTGCTGCTTGCCCTGCTACTGTTCACCGGTCTGGCCCACGCCGAATTGCCGGAAACCGACTGGCTCGACCTGATGCCGCCCGAAGACCGCAAGGCGCTCGAAGAGATGCCCGAGATCAGCCACGACAGCCCGGAAGGTGACAGCACCTTCTACGGCGAGGGCGGCCTGCGCCAGCAGGATCAGGATCTGCCGGCCGTGATGTATTCCGCCAAGACCGTGGCCGAACTCGATGGCAAGGCCATCCGCCTGGGCGGCTACCCGGTACCGCTGGAAAACGACGCGAAAGGCAACAGCACCCTGTTCTTCCTGGTGCCCTATCCGGGCGCCTGCATCCACGTGCCGCCACCGCCGCCTAATCAACTGGTGCTGGTGCGCTACCCCAAGGGCATCGCCATCGACGATATCTACGCCCCGCTGTGGGTCAGTGGCGAACTGAAGGTAGAGCAGGTCAGCAACGACCTGGCCGACGCCGCCTATGCCATGGACGCAGGCGAAGTGCGCCTGGTAACTGACGAAGACCTTTACTGA
- a CDS encoding FAD/FMN-containing dehydrogenase: MKAAALLLLCLLSTAALALEPGERLASWTLLDQFDAPYTLNDETRILLVARDMDGAKRVNAALQGKPKGYLDERQAVFLADVSRMPGVIATLFALPKMRDYNYRILLDRDARIAPRYPAGEGEVLWLQLDGLQIVAQQVFTRADDLRQALEGQVP; this comes from the coding sequence ATGAAAGCTGCAGCCCTGTTATTGCTCTGCCTGCTGTCCACCGCTGCGCTCGCTCTGGAGCCCGGCGAGCGTCTGGCATCCTGGACGCTGCTGGATCAGTTCGACGCGCCTTATACCCTCAACGACGAGACCCGTATCCTGCTGGTCGCCCGCGACATGGACGGTGCCAAGCGGGTCAATGCTGCTCTGCAGGGCAAGCCGAAGGGCTACCTGGACGAGCGCCAGGCGGTGTTCCTCGCCGACGTCAGCCGCATGCCTGGCGTGATCGCCACGCTCTTCGCCCTGCCGAAGATGCGCGACTACAACTACCGCATCCTCCTCGACCGCGACGCACGTATCGCGCCGCGCTACCCGGCAGGCGAGGGGGAGGTGTTGTGGTTGCAACTCGATGGTCTGCAGATCGTCGCGCAGCAGGTCTTCACTCGCGCAGACGATCTGCGGCAAGCCCTGGAGGGGCAGGTGCCATGA
- a CDS encoding L-serine ammonia-lyase, with product MAISVFDLFKVGIGPSSSHTVGPMRAAALFTHALENHGHMPQVTRVAAELYGSLGATGKGHGSDKAVLLGLSGHEPDTVNVDQVPEYIEAIRRDKRIVLAGKHAVAFDEKADLKMFRKALPLHANGLRFAAFDAAGIQLHEATYYSVGGGFVVSEAILADGSKHKVIAPDATSLPLPFRSGADLLRLSREHGIGIAEIMRRNERHWRNDEETEAGLLEIWKVMQACVERGCRTEGILAGGFKVRRRAAILARKLGGFQRSYLEDPLRMLDWVNLWALAVNEENAAGGRVVTAPTNGAAGIIPAVLHYYANAISGASERGIIDFLLTAGAIGILYKENASISGAEVGCQGEVGVACSMAAGALCAVLGGTPEQVENAAEIGMEHHLGLTCDPVGGLVQIPCIERNAIASVKAINAARMALYGDGSHYVSLDKVIKTMRETGADMLTKYKETARGGLAVNIIEC from the coding sequence ATGGCTATCAGCGTTTTCGACCTGTTCAAAGTCGGTATCGGCCCCTCCAGCTCCCACACCGTCGGCCCGATGCGCGCGGCCGCACTGTTCACCCACGCGCTGGAAAACCACGGCCATATGCCGCAGGTGACCCGCGTCGCCGCCGAGCTATATGGTTCGCTGGGCGCCACCGGCAAGGGCCACGGCAGTGACAAGGCAGTGTTGCTCGGCCTCAGCGGCCATGAGCCAGATACGGTCAACGTCGATCAAGTGCCCGAGTACATCGAGGCCATCCGCCGCGACAAGCGTATCGTCCTGGCCGGCAAGCATGCCGTGGCTTTCGACGAGAAAGCCGATCTGAAGATGTTCCGCAAGGCGCTGCCACTGCACGCCAACGGCCTGCGCTTCGCCGCCTTCGACGCCGCCGGCATACAGCTGCACGAGGCCACCTATTACTCGGTGGGCGGCGGTTTCGTGGTCAGCGAGGCGATTCTCGCCGACGGCTCCAAGCACAAGGTCATCGCCCCGGACGCCACCAGCCTGCCGCTGCCGTTTCGCAGTGGCGCCGATCTGCTGCGCCTGAGCCGCGAACACGGCATTGGCATCGCCGAAATCATGCGCCGTAACGAACGCCACTGGCGCAACGACGAAGAGACCGAAGCCGGCCTGCTGGAGATCTGGAAGGTGATGCAGGCCTGCGTGGAGCGAGGCTGCCGCACCGAGGGCATTCTCGCTGGCGGCTTCAAGGTGCGCCGCCGCGCGGCGATTCTGGCGCGCAAGTTGGGCGGCTTCCAGCGTAGTTACCTGGAAGACCCGCTGCGCATGCTCGACTGGGTCAACCTCTGGGCACTGGCGGTGAACGAGGAGAACGCCGCCGGGGGACGCGTGGTGACCGCGCCGACCAACGGCGCCGCCGGCATCATTCCGGCGGTGCTGCACTACTACGCCAACGCCATTTCCGGCGCCAGCGAGCGCGGCATCATCGATTTTCTGCTGACTGCCGGCGCCATCGGCATCCTCTACAAGGAAAATGCCTCGATCAGCGGCGCTGAAGTCGGCTGCCAGGGTGAAGTCGGCGTGGCCTGTTCGATGGCCGCCGGGGCGCTATGCGCGGTGCTCGGCGGCACCCCGGAGCAGGTCGAGAACGCCGCCGAAATCGGCATGGAGCACCACCTGGGCCTGACCTGCGACCCGGTCGGCGGCCTGGTGCAGATCCCCTGCATCGAGCGCAACGCCATCGCTTCGGTGAAAGCCATCAACGCCGCGCGCATGGCGCTGTACGGCGACGGCTCGCACTACGTCAGCCTGGACAAGGTGATCAAGACCATGCGCGAAACCGGCGCCGACATGCTGACCAAGTACAAGGAAACCGCCCGTGGCGGCCTGGCGGTGAACATCATCGAGTGCTGA